The Bubalus kerabau isolate K-KA32 ecotype Philippines breed swamp buffalo chromosome X, PCC_UOA_SB_1v2, whole genome shotgun sequence genome has a segment encoding these proteins:
- the LOC129638484 gene encoding melanoma antigen preferentially expressed in tumors-like isoform X1, protein MDQKITDTLFELAAKSLLSNEPAVMHALEKIPGGLFVPLFSTAFLGGHKKILKAMVRVWPFHCLHLGSLRAQESYYDILEAMIDGLPIPPAQNASSRGHKLRILDLRHNSNCKITCSHVRITFPFCLQSCKYSRHALRNLENTQHRARCLGIGDSGSEVESAQETIELLVNISLNNTLRAQRFLTFLCNKVEQSSGFLHLCCRDLRISRMSANRHILQILDMECINHLEMDQAYMNEIITFFAGMTHLHSLSLSNIPFRSCKGRNFRFFLILLGQLENLQELRLSFFYLRDQLHKLLRVLPPHMDTLCLPFCGLSIRDVSFLSQSSQATQLRVLNLNDNNFFSEAYEPFQVLLEKVSGTMQRLEINNCMMTDSTLLAIIPTLNQCVHLRVFNFAFNPISMPVLKSLLQHLTSLPRLRRVIYPVPVHCFQEQNFYHSLNRQKLAQVQAQVKAMLHMLHQDHVQWFTYSD, encoded by the exons ATGGACCAAAAGATCACAGACACACTCTTCGAGCTCGCTGCAAAGAGTCTGCTGAGTAATGAGCCTGCAGTGATGCATGCTCTGGAGAAAATCCCAGGAGGTCTCTTTGTTCCATTGTTCAGCACTGCCTTCTTGGGTGGGCATAAGAAGATCCTAAAGGCAATGGTGAGGGTCTGGCCTTTTCACTGTCTCCATCTTGGGTCACTGAGGGCACAGGAGTCATACTATGACATCTTGGAAGCCATGATTGATGGTCTGCCGATCCCCCCAGCCCAGAACGCTTCCTCTAG GGGCCACAAACTGAGGATCCTAGATTTAAGGCACAACTCAAACTGTAAGATAACATGTTCTCACGTCAGGATCACATTCCCTTTCTGTTTACAGTCATGCAAATACTCTCGGCATGCTCTCCGTAACTTAGAAAACACTCAGCATCGTGCCAGGTGCCTTGGGATTGGTGATTCTGGGTCTGAGGTTGAGTCAGCTCAGGAAACCATTGAATTACTAGTGAATATTTCCCTCAATAATACCTTGAGAGCTCAGCGGTTTCTCACTTTCCTCTGTAATAAAGTTGAGCAGAGTTCTGGGTTCTTGCACCTCTGCTGCAGAGATTTGCGAATCAGTAGAATGTCTGCCAACAGACATATCCTTCAGATTCTGGATATGGAGTGCATTAATCATCTGGAAATGGATCAGGCTTATATGAATGAGATCATCACCTTTTTTGCTGGAATGACCCACCTGCACAGCCTTAGTTTGTCTAACATCCCCTTTAGGTCTTGTAAGGGAAGGAATTTCAGGTTTTTTCTCATCCTGCTTGGGCAGCTGGAAAACCTCCAGGAGCTCAGGTTGTCTTTCTTCTACCTCAGAGATCAACTGCACAAACTGCTCAG aGTCCTGCCGCCTCATATGGATACATTGTGTCTCCCTTTCTGTGGCCTTTCTATCAGAGATGTCTCTTTCCTGTCCCAGAGCTCTCAGGCCACCCAGCTCAGGGTATTGAATCTCAATGACAATAATTTCTTTTCAGAAGCTTATGAGCCCTTCCAGGTTCTGCTGGAAAAGGTTTCAGGCACCATGCAACGTCTGGAGATAAATAATTGTATGATGACTGATTCTACTCTCTTGGCCATCATCCCAACCCTGAATCAATGTGTCCACCTCCGTGTTTTTAACTTTGCCTTCAACCCCATTTCGATGCCTGTGCTCAAGAGCCTTCTGCAGCACTTGACATCCTTGCCGAGGCTGAGGCGTGTGATTTATCCTGTTCCTGTCCATTGTTTCCAGGAGCAGAATTTTTATCACAGCTTGAACCGACagaaacttgcccaagttcaGGCCCAGGTCAAGGCGATGCTGCACATGTTACACCAGGATCACGTGCAATGGTTCACTTATTCTGATTGA
- the LOC129638484 gene encoding melanoma antigen preferentially expressed in tumors-like isoform X2, producing MDQKITDTLFELAAKSLLSNEPAVMHALEKIPGGLFVPLFSTAFLGGHKKILKAMVRVWPFHCLHLGSLRAQESYYDILEAMIDGLPIPPAQNASSRGHKLRILDLRHNSNCKITCSHVRITFPFCLQSCKYSRHALRNLENTQHRARCLGIGDSGSEVESAQETIELLVNISLNNTLRAQRFLTFLCNKVEQSSGFLHLCCRDLRISRMSANRHILQILDMECINHLEMDQAYMNEIITFFAGMTHLHSLSLSNIPFRSCKGRNFRFFLILLGQLENLQELRLSFFYLRDQLHKLLRSRIFITA from the exons ATGGACCAAAAGATCACAGACACACTCTTCGAGCTCGCTGCAAAGAGTCTGCTGAGTAATGAGCCTGCAGTGATGCATGCTCTGGAGAAAATCCCAGGAGGTCTCTTTGTTCCATTGTTCAGCACTGCCTTCTTGGGTGGGCATAAGAAGATCCTAAAGGCAATGGTGAGGGTCTGGCCTTTTCACTGTCTCCATCTTGGGTCACTGAGGGCACAGGAGTCATACTATGACATCTTGGAAGCCATGATTGATGGTCTGCCGATCCCCCCAGCCCAGAACGCTTCCTCTAG GGGCCACAAACTGAGGATCCTAGATTTAAGGCACAACTCAAACTGTAAGATAACATGTTCTCACGTCAGGATCACATTCCCTTTCTGTTTACAGTCATGCAAATACTCTCGGCATGCTCTCCGTAACTTAGAAAACACTCAGCATCGTGCCAGGTGCCTTGGGATTGGTGATTCTGGGTCTGAGGTTGAGTCAGCTCAGGAAACCATTGAATTACTAGTGAATATTTCCCTCAATAATACCTTGAGAGCTCAGCGGTTTCTCACTTTCCTCTGTAATAAAGTTGAGCAGAGTTCTGGGTTCTTGCACCTCTGCTGCAGAGATTTGCGAATCAGTAGAATGTCTGCCAACAGACATATCCTTCAGATTCTGGATATGGAGTGCATTAATCATCTGGAAATGGATCAGGCTTATATGAATGAGATCATCACCTTTTTTGCTGGAATGACCCACCTGCACAGCCTTAGTTTGTCTAACATCCCCTTTAGGTCTTGTAAGGGAAGGAATTTCAGGTTTTTTCTCATCCTGCTTGGGCAGCTGGAAAACCTCCAGGAGCTCAGGTTGTCTTTCTTCTACCTCAGAGATCAACTGCACAAACTGCTCAG GAGCAGAATTTTTATCACAGCTTGA